The nucleotide sequence atatttttatttattttaatttttaatgttcttttttccaaataaattaaaatatgttatgaAGGGCACATTTTACATACTTTGTTAAAatgtaaaacaaaaaaccCAAGAACAAACAAGAGCAAAACGAAAAATGTTAACACCTCAGTTTAAACTATAGTGTTTGCCAATATTtgtgttttaatttttttatttgattattttgtcattttattttaaatgaatgcatatataattgtttaACTATTTAtcaattcatttttattatattttttgtacgtcttttaaatttgttacCTTTATTTCGTTTATACGTTTACACAATCCTTATATTAGAATCCAATATATGTTTGCTTCATCGCTTTTTGCCTTTTACtctcatttaattttactaCTTTCCATTGGATCTAGCcatttctaatttttttttttttttaaatgactAATAAGGAAAATGTTATTAATTGCAAGAGGCTACACAGAGAGAATATGGTTTTCGCAACCATAAGCAATGACTGTAATTATATCTGCATTATCAcgttttatgaaaataattacaatTTGGAGTTGTTCAAtgctaataataaaatgcaaaaaatatttagaaaGGAAATACCAGATACAATTAATAAAGTctacataaattataataataaatatatttgtgtaACTAGCCAAAATGGaagtatttatattctgAACATGAAAGGTGTTCTTTTgtacaaaaatgaaatattacatTGCTTattcagaaaaaaatatataaaaaaaaaaccaaTAAGTATAAACAGCCATTTTAATTACTGTAagttattacaaaaaaatacacacaTTACATTTGCTCTATTTATTACACATTCATCGactatattcatataatttgtcattaaaaaatatatagcatttattataatttattttatcgtTTTTGTTCATTggattttcattattttacaattttttatctttgcAGATTACTCCAAACGAAAAcggaaaaaaattttaagaaCTACCGTcaataatcaaaaaaaagacaatgaaatttatgaaaataaacaaaaaaaaataaaatgtaacaAGCTATCACGAAAAAATAGCGTTACATTTCCacttaataataacaaaaatagtCAACAAAacgataaaatatttacggataataattttgttcataatgatgataaaaacGGTTTAGCTGAAAAGTTCCAGGAATTGTAcaacaataataacaattatttttttcaaagagaccaagaaaaacaaaatgatagTCGAAAAccaaaaacatatattaacaattcAGAAAAAAGCGAAGGATACACAAATTTACACTTTGAAAATGTGCAAAATAATGATTACAAAACAAATGGAAGTAAtagtattaataaatattatgatataGAAAATGTTGAAAATAAGAAAGAGCATGAagatttaaatgaaatgaCATACTTTGATGAAAATTTGAATGGAAGATCAAATACATTAGAAAAGTATAAAGATTCTGCAAAAGtcaatattaataattatttttgtgcagaaaattgtaaaaacgATAAATTATCAACAAGTAGGGATGCTAATTGGGGAGAGCCCGAATATTGTCATAATGAATTGGGAATGGATAACCAAagagaaataaaagaatcTGATGAGGAATATAAACGGATTGGTATTGAAATTGTTGATATATATTGGATTTGTatggaaaaagaaaataaaaaagattttATAGAAATTGATAATTGTATGTATCGTTATGATCATTTCAATAAGTGTAACTTTTATGATAACTTacacattatatatagtttaGATGCtgcttttaatataatttgttctattaatttaaaaataataatttataaatataatatattagaatatttttataaaaatataagtccAAATAATCAgttcaaaaataatatagtatatctgtttaaaaaaaaatttttacaaaaatgcaaagaaaaaaagaaatattcatttataaaatatttaaaatcaaAACTTGATGCTTATAATAGTAATCCAAATAATGAACCTGAACATTCTAGTATGATGgataaaagtaaaatgcTTCAAAACTTAAACACATCAGCaaatagatataaaaatttattgcaATTATATAGACCGTCTTATATAAACAGAATCAAGCATTCTACTTCTTACTATTTAAatgtaaaagaaaatataattaaaaagatATTCAATGATATgattattaatatgaatCAGTCATACATATCAAGcaatcaaaattatattttaataaattattatataaatataaagaaaaagtaTCTTAAATTTTCCAGTCTAAATATAGGTATGTTGGTtcgaaaaaatacaaatccaaaaaaaaaaataataaataaaaaagaatacaacaaagaaaagaaaatgaatgtGAAGAGAAGTCGTGAAAGCATTAGTAGTTGTGCAAGCCAACACTATGAAGAACAAAATGATAACTCAATGATAGAtcttgtaaaaatatatatgaataaaaataagctAACTAAACTTCCTacatataaacataaacTAGGAGTATTAGGaatccaaaaaataaatactatAGATAGAGAATGTAAATCGATAGAACATTTTGCATTATATCTACTATACTGCtttgatatatttcaaaatatttttgatatatatgaaaaaatgtcttatatttattcaagatatgatgaatataaaaaattatatacaatttatgaaaatatattatctttaaatgaaaattataaaaaattttattataaagatagatcaattgtttatttttcaaaatatattaaaaatcgaaaagaatattttgatgaaaatttatataaaatgttttttaaaaaatcagaAAAACAAGACTTTgatcaattttattttcttataaaaaaaatgataagcGAAAATACCGTTTGCTGTTCTTGttctaaaaaaacatatttagaaaaaaaagaaagggATCAAACAGAAATGGAAACTACCCAAAGAATTcaacaattaaaaatgaaacccAATATAAAACTTAGTTTTAATACATATCACAGCGAagctaataatataaatatttctcgCTCCATGACAAATTGCAATAGTTACACACAGTCTATTATTtctaaaatgaataaaagtAATCTAAAAATGAATAGAGAAAAATGGTGTAACAATTTCTCTAGATGTActagtaaatatattggtgaaaaaaatatgaaaaataattatggcAAAAAAATAGGCATGTCTACTGGTATAATGAAAAGATACAGTGAGCAAAAAAGTTCGAGTTATTCAAGAACAGGAACTAGAAATAGTGTAACCACccaaaatgaaataaaagcaAGCGTGTCAAAGCCTACTTTAGGAAAAAGGGAAGAGCATGAAAAAGGAAGAAAATTAAACCGGACAAGCTTAAGTCGGCcgaaaaatgataaattttcGAAAAAAACCCTTTCCAATGATATATCAAAATGTAGCCAAACAAAAgatgacaaaaaaaatattagttTGGCTCGAAATAGTCAAGTAAaccaaaataaagataacgGCTTTGCATTAAAAAAGGTTAATAAagttgaaataaataatgaagggGAACAACAAAATGCATTAGCACTTACTTCGATGGAAGATATAAGCTCATGTTGTTTTAGTTCTGGGAATAGTACACCTTATGAAAGTGAAAACAGTAATGAAGAAGATCAATCCGATGAAATAGATTTTTCTCTTTCGGAACaagaattagaaaaatgttttttaaaaagtagaaaatttattataaaagatggtaaaaatatttgtgaAGATTGTGAAagtgtattaaaaaataatatattattacacacatttgaaaaatttgaattaaattatgaaattccacaaaaaaaaaaaaaaatccaaaaaaaaaaaatatatagctcactaataaaagatatatatacaatgtatagagaaaaaaaatgtcctttaaatattctactattattacaagaaataaatgataaagaattagaaaataatttaataaatttacaatctattttacatttttatgaaaaaacattccttcaaaatataagcgatcatttaaatagtttatataaaattattaatgtCTGTAAAGGTTTGGTAACTCAATATAACCATCATTGTACCAAAGAAATAAAcacattatataatatagtattatattgtagaaaaaaatttgaatcgttttataaattaaaaacacctttaaatatatattatttaattattgaATTGCTAGTATTTATAtccaaaaatatttattttgagaATTTCCcacattataaaaaaacattttcaaattatagATATGTTGATTTGTTAAAtagttataatatatttaaaaataataaaatgaattttaGTTGTCTAgacaaatatttacatatcaAAAGTATCAAAGcccataaattttatatcgCTTTAAATAAACTTAGAATaagtttaataaatatattaaaatcattttcaaataataataatttttctactCTTTACAATCTATCTATTTTAAATGTATCTCCAAATAAATTCCATTTTATTACCCTTccgaaaaataaagaaaaatatcattcctgtaataattattccTATTTTGAcgatatattatataacaaccaaaataaattatatccCTTTTATGTTTGTACATGTGATACATACTCATTCAttagtattaaaaaatatattcagaCACACAAAACCTTTATGCTAATACAAAAAGAGTTTAtcaatattaatttgtatCCCTTGCGTCTGTTAAATATTATCGTAAGCTTAAACAGGAAGGATAAAGTTACTTATATGCAGTTATCCATTTTAAATAGTGTATTCATATCTTTACATTATGCATGCTTACCAAGCCATAAATTTAAACCTGCTACCCTTTTTAGGTAATATCAAAGAATATGTTCTATATATTCAcagaaaaagataaaaaattaaatatcaCATCCATTAAAGTTAAGTATGATGGTtcacaaaaaaagataCTAAGTAATGGAGAAAGCATGAGAGAAATTAGTAACCTGTCAGGTAATTATTTGCCTAAGCCTAGCTAAAAATGAACTAAGCAACCTTGAAATTAtccatatatgtatatcaCTTTTCATTCTGTTTCTCTTTTTCAGTTCTCAATTGTTCAAGCTTAGAGACGTACTTTCCAAATGCCGACACATACAACATtaaaattcaaattttatacgtaagaaaaaaagaaaaacaaatatatgcgTCTATCATTTCGATACATACTTATACATGATTGTGCTTGCATATGTGATACATACATTTAGTTCTATCacaatttgaaaaaaaacaaaaccaTTATTTTCGCTAACTACACAACCGTACATGCTTCTTaccttttttatcattCCTCATGAAGAACTCCATCATTGCGAATTTCCAACCCCATATGTGCCTAATATTACAAGGATTTTGAAGAAACTTAAATTGGCACAATTCACACAAAACAACATTTTTTGCAtacacaatatatatattaaaattttgtcattctattttttacacctccttttgttttattaatattttgccTTGACTTTTTTTGTGAATagacatattttaaaaaaattggaaattattaatacgAAAAGTTATGAAAATTGATAGACaataatttgaatttttttacattttttagtttttttcaaatattattaaagtGTGTAATCATATCGGAAAATTggatttaaattaaaaaaaaaaaaaatagaaaaaataaattatgttcAGGTAAActacatatatttgtgtgcatgcacatatatatataaacaaatgcCTTTGGaaatgcatacatatatagagAGATGAAAACAACATAGTATAAGGGCCCTCTAAGCATATGTGTATAATATGCCCATATAAACAactaacatattttttaaattaattaattatttgcttttttcttcttcattttataattatatggatCGAATACTTGAGAGCAAAGTGGAGTTGCATATTCGAAACTCATTGactaacaaaaaaaaaataaaaataaaataaagtaaaataataaaaacatttttatatatttgttaaatactgttttattttcttacgCTTTTGTCTTTATTTGGCTGAAAagtataaattatgaaaatggaGGGGATACATTccgaaataaaatatatctaagggtttaaaaaaagggaaattcatttgtttaggtatgtagaaaaattataaggTAAACCAACTAAAAGACATAgcctaaaaaaatatatatgtacagtgtaataaaaaaaattataagctTACCAGTGCGTCATATGTTGGGACATCATAATAGGAATTATACAATTCTCCATCATTTGTGAAACACCAAAAGGAATACAACCCTTTGAGAGATAAAATCATAAACATAACAATTGCCAATGATAATATCTGTAAAGAAAGGCAAAGTCAATATTGTGACAATTTTGCACAATTTTTAACGtgctttatttatttatttattttttacccTTTGTGTAATCCGGCTTTTTTGAGATATCCCCTTATTCTTTTCCTTCAGTTTTGCAGTAACCTTCAAAAAGGTATGGGAATATTatgtagaaaataatagtatatatactacATTTGTAAATACAAGTATaagacaaaataaaaaaagggatataaattaagtatatttttttttttcgtatgCCAGTAGctagctatttttatttaccttTATTCCATAATACAAAAAGGAAATGGCTATTAGATAGTCAACTAATgcttcaaaaatataattgaagtatacataatttttaaaggagcttaataaatattctatAATTGCGAATAATAAGTTTATTGCATATCCTGCgccatttatatatagatagTAAGACCTgcaatttgataaaaaaaaatatgcacaatTTAAACGAgcgaataatatatatataaaaatgtgtgcgaaaaaaatttgtcAAAATAACTTACTTTAAATGTTGTGATGTTACAAGTATAGACGAGTAATATACTTGGGAccaaaaaagtataattattgtaaaggatgataaaaaaaggtaTGTTGGAATTGTTTTAAGTAATATCaaataagaataaaaatttggaaataataatattgtgTTGTAATCTATTGCATCATCTCGAATGTCTAAATATGTTAGTATTGTTGTTGATAAAATTCGACCtgcacaaaaaataaaaaaaaaaataaaatggaaaagaCGTCACATTCGGGTTGCACACATGTAACATTTTTTCcgtttttaatattacttATATGgcagaaaaacaaaaaacaaaacaaaaaatatcgaGTTTTCTCCCCCGTCAAATTGGAGGAGGGAATAGATGAAATGCTTTTGTTTCTAATTATAAGCTTATACAACCGGTAACTTAGAAATACGTAgacatatattaacaaaatcaGCAAATAAACACCTAAAAAGGGGGAGAAAAAAgagagaaaaataatatatacatatatgtataagcACACAcatgcatatgcatataatacaaaGTGAAACTACAGTGTATTCACGCTCCTCTTTAAGCTTGGCTAAACAGGTTTTATGTTTGTGTTTAAACACATACCTGTACTCATTGGGAAAACAGAGGAagtataaatttaaaatattcgcaacgaaaataaaaataatgatcctttaaatttttttataataacacAAGCTATTTATGATGCTTATATTTgattatatgtatgtgtTTGTTGTTTTTTCCAGCATTATGGAAAAGCCGCGTTTATCTcatacacaaaaaataaaaataattaaataaggtaaaaaaaaattaattaattacaAAAAGGAAGATTATagatttttatcatttttttattttgtaaatttattataatatgtatgcttgtttatattttgtgaattttttttttgctagCCCCAATCGTCACTACCCCttcacaaaaaataattataataaataaaaatgaaaaaatatataaataataaataaataaaaaaattaaagtacaaaaaatgcttaaaagaattataagaataaaaataataaaaaaataaccttttaaaatataagccctcgaaatataatataaaacacaaattatattattcatatgtCTATACCataaatgcaaataaataatattaatatatatttaaaaaaatatgtttattatatcaaataaattgttAAGCTAATATCAAATTATGTTGTTAAATATTGTTAATTAATAGGaatgcttattttttattgtagcacaaatcaaaaattaacatatttttttgtatttataaataagtgATTGTATAGGTATGTGTGTATGAACTCTCTAAAgttccttttttaatataccaGCTACTTactacatattatatatagattaatccttttaattatatatacatattatgccttatatttaaaaagggatatataaaataggcTTACAATACTTTtcagaaatatatatatatttatagtaCACATTTTAAATGCTTGTGTGTAGtccctttttttatacagtGCTTATCCGTATTTTCCAATACCGTTCGCACATTctttaaaatgttataattCTACAGTTCAATAAGCAGGCATTGTCCTTTGGTCACTCCCACTATTACAATATTCTACAttacataatttaattattcatattgttataccattttttaattatattatcatagcttaaaaaaattgatcaAATAAGCGATTTAAGTTATtcatcatttaaaataaacaaacaaataaacatatCCATATctgtgtatatatttatatacatgtgTATGCATTATCAACAAGCCAAAATGAATCTAGCTAATTTCTagctttttaaaataaaattttttttttttttttttttttttttaataaaatgcacacacattttatggaaaataatttttataaagaaaaaactgTGTCATGCATTGTAAAATACAAGACATACATGAATAAttactttaattttttgtatcaCCATTTTTCagcatttaaaaaaataaacatgcTTATACGTGTAATGTTATTCTATTTCATAAATAGCCAATTTAAAAACTATACCTTTTTTGTTTCCTTTCTCCGATTTTGTAATGATAAAAGGTATGGAGGTTGTAAGGGCATAATTTGAGGTTCATGTCTAATATAGTTTTGGGGTAATAAATACGACTTGTCTgaatcataataattttgtgttgcaacaaaagaaaataatttattatttgatgaaaaatttgaagaaatataattattaacattttcttcttcgtctgaattaaaatattttatatcttcaTCACTATCtgaacaataaaaattaaaaatgtctaaattttttttcgtcaCATTATTAGTTATGTTTATGTTGTTTCCCTTTTCGTTTTCTGGGCTATCTAAATCGCTATCAAGTTTATCTTCTTGGCAGTCTTCACAATCTTGGTCCTTTCCATTAATTGACTCTATATGCACATTTCGAagttcattttcatttttgcaATCATAGCAAAGTTCGTTTgtatttgtaaataaagAAGTGATAGCTGATTTGGGTAAACcaaaatttaaacaaaCAAGAAATGATTCTAAACTTTTATTTCTACTACTTTGAGGTTTAcaaacataaattttttcaaaaaatttatttaaatgaaatattaataaaccTGTATATTCTCCcctaaatattttactaataaaatttcCTCCTACTTTTAAAACAGAACAACAAACTTTTAAActtgataaaattaattgagATTGAATAAATTCATCGATATCATTCATCCCTGTAATATCTGGAGCGCCATCACTTACAACTGCATGGGCATAcgcaaattttttttcgtccttttccttatttaataaattattttcaatcttattatattttatgtcaCTTTCATCATTACATCCATGCTTAGGAGTATCGGGAAATGGCTTAACTTCCTTCTCATCTCCATTCAtgcattttaaaatttgatttattgtagacatttttgtaatatcaccttgtattatatttatataattcatgTTCCCTATTTCTTGTAAATCTACTGCAACAAGCTTAGGTTCTTTTATTTGGtggttattattttttaaaaatttatcaatttttttttccaaagtatcattaaaatttatatataaggaaaagttttttacaaattctTCATGTTCTAACGTATCTAATTCactattcatattattatttttatttataaaatatagcatattataataattgtataaacaaatatttttaaggaCTTGCGACCAGCTTCCTGGGGCGGCACACAAGTCAACTATATTGTAACAAAATTCgtcattatatttgtttactACTACGccaatatcattattattatagttACTTGGATTGAACAACTTAAATATTTCGAacttatcatttatttgtattaatttataagaGCTTCGAGCTCTATATCCATTTTCCTTTGCCTTCCTGTAATAAATGTCTCGACGATCTTTGCTTAGTTTtcccattttatatttttaatttttcaaaggaataaatgtatgcatgtatgtatatatattatatcagTACGTAATGGTAGGCCCCTATAAATACTTCAACCGTTCAACCATTCCtgatatgtttttttcacatttttatacCCATACATATTAATGACAAACTTACATAAATACAAAgctatttcatttttctttcctacaacttaaaattgttaatattataattgatggtagtaaaaaaatagctttTGAACTGATActatttttccatatatatttaaaaaaaaaaaaaaaaaattcaaatatatataaagaaatatattctaCAAATTCGGcaccaaaaaatatggttaactttatattaatatgttattatatgttGGCTTACACCcaaattttattcttaatttttataatcaaatatagtttgtattaaaaaaaaaatacaatttttaataaattataaatgtttaattagttaaagtaaaaatggaatattATACCATGATAGTATGAACAtagattattattttttttaattttaaaaaaggtaTAGCAcagattaaaaaaaatattatatatatatcttatttaaacaaataaattattattgacAAATTTACTATAGTATTTGTTCATTCTCATcgcatatattttcaaaaaaattatcagttgggtctttaatttttaaggGATAACAAAGGGATACTAAAAGTATTGTTGTTTGTATATACTTATTCAtagcatttaaaaatattttattatcaactTTAACATCAAAATTGAGGTCACTAAACTTGAATGAATGCAATAGCAGCCCGCACTCATCGGCTATTTTGTAGCTAAAATGGGAGGGGGAaatttaagaaaatatgTAGGGGGAAATGTAGGGGAAAATGTAGGGGAAAATATTAGCAAATGAATGAAACCATTTTATATGCGAACTTGCATATGCATGTGCCTGTATAGACAATGTAGAAATAggtatcatattttattgattgttttactttttatttttgacgGAATTATTTTCCAACATGCTTTTTATGTCATGCTCATCCAACTGTCCCTTCCCAACTAAAAATAGGGAAGCAACCATATGTCTAATCTgataaaggaaaataaatacaaaacattataaataattattcatttcCATATGTGTTGATAATGCCTATACATTATTTACCTGattgtataaaaatgatgtcccttttattttaaaataataaaagttttGATCAATCCTTTTAATCTCAAATTTATGAATAGTCCTTctgtataaaattaaaattgaaaaaaaatgtaaaggTCATACATgccaataaataaatatacaaatataaatgacaCAACATTTGGAGCtgcataaaatttatttgtctATTTTCTTACATAAAGGAAATGGTGTTCTTTCGCTTTTTgcaaaaattagaaaaatcaTGTTCCCCTaactatataaaattgtgtaaaaattaatgaaatGGATAATTGTCatgttcatataaataggagtaaatatatatgaacaagTCAGGTAAAGaataatcatttttcagcttttattacaaatatttttgcagCCTCATTCATCCGAGGaatgttataatttttgttgaCAAAAAAGTAGAGGTAAGTTCTCTGTATACAGTTTAAGCTGGTGGGAagaaaagtaaaaaaagtaaaaaaaagtaaaaaaattgcgaaaaaattatgaacaaa is from Plasmodium chabaudi chabaudi strain AS genome assembly, chromosome: 8 and encodes:
- a CDS encoding tRNA pseudouridine synthase, putative, which gives rise to MEESTDGTRNFIIFFSYIGIGFNGSAYQKDNNNTVENKLIERLHQLDLISDSNCSFSRVSRTDKGVSARMNALTIRLKIKYPHLSISIIEKIYLKELNKKLKNIQIVHIQCVPNNFDARLNCIQRTYLYFFVNKNYNIPRMNEAAKIFLGEHDFSNFCKKRKNTISFIRTIHKFEIKRIDQNFYYFKIKGTSFLYNQIRHMVASLFLVGKGQLDEHDIKSMLENNSVKNKNYKIADECGLLLHSFKFSDLNFDVKVDNKIFLNAMNKYIQTTILLVSLCYPLKIKDPTDNFFENICDENEQIL
- a CDS encoding ribosomal RNA methyltransferase, putative, with protein sequence MGKLSKDRRDIYYRKAKENGYRARSSYKLIQINDKFEIFKLFNPSNYNNNDIGVVVNKYNDEFCYNIVDLCAAPGSWSQVLKNICLYNYYNMLYFINKNNNMNSELDTLEHEEFVKNFSLYINFNDTLEKKIDKFLKNNNHQIKEPKLVAVDLQEIGNMNYINIIQGDITKMSTINQILKCMNGDEKEVKPFPDTPKHGCNDESDIKYNKIENNLLNKEKDEKKFAYAHAVVSDGAPDITGMNDIDEFIQSQLILSSLKVCCSVLKVGGNFISKIFRGEYTGLLIFHLNKFFEKIYVCKPQSSRNKSLESFLVCLNFGLPKSAITSLFTNTNELCYDCKNENELRNVHIESINGKDQDCEDCQEDKLDSDLDSPENEKGNNINITNNVTKKNLDIFNFYCSDSDEDIKYFNSDEEENVNNYISSNFSSNNKLFSFVATQNYYDSDKSYLLPQNYIRHEPQIMPLQPPYLLSLQNRRKETKKV